In Raphanus sativus cultivar WK10039 chromosome 5, ASM80110v3, whole genome shotgun sequence, the following proteins share a genomic window:
- the LOC108857213 gene encoding proteasome subunit alpha type-6-B: MSRGSGAGYDRHITIFSPEGRLFQVEYAFKAVKAAGITSIGVRGKDSVCVVTQKKVPDKLLDQSSVSHLFPVTKYLGLLATGMTADSRSLVTQARNEAAEFRFQYGYEMPADILAKWIADKSQVYTQHAYMRPLGVVAMVLGMDEERGPLLYKCDPAGHFYGHKATSAGMKEQEAINFLEKKMKENPAFTYDETVQTAISALQSVLQEDFKATEIEVGVVRADNPIFRSLETEEIEEHLTAISERD, translated from the exons ATGAGCAGAGGAAGCGGCGCAGGATACGATCGTCACATCACGATCTTCTCACCGGAAGGTCGTCTCTTCCAAGTCGAATATGCATTCAAAGCCGTCAAAGCAGCTGGAATCACCTCCATCGGTGTTCGCGGAAAAGATTCAGTATGCGTCGTTACCCAGAAGAAAGTCCCC GACAAGCTTCTAGATCAGTCTAGCGTATCTCATCTTTTCCCTGTCACTAAGTACCTTGGCTTGTTAGCCACTGGCATGACAG CTGATTCAAGGTCATTGGTCACACAAGCAAGGAATGAGGCAGCTGAGTTTAGGTTCCAATACGGATACGAGATGCCTGCCGACATCCTTGCTAAATG GATTGCAGACAAGTCACAGGTCTACACTCAACATGCTTACATGAGACCTCTTGGAGTAG TTGCCATGGTGCTGGGTATGGATGAAGAGAGAGGACCCCTGCTTTACAAGTGTGACCCAGCTGGACACTTTTACGGTCACAAG GCAACTAGTGCAGGTATGAAAGAGCAAGAAGCAATCAATTTCTTGgagaagaaaatgaaagaaaacCCTGCCTTCACTTATGATGAAACAGTGCAG ACTGCCATATCTGCCCTGCAATCTGTTCTTCAAGAAGACTTCAAGGCAACTGAGATTGAG GTTGGAGTTGTGAGAGCTGATAACCCGATCTTCCGTTCCCTTGAAACAGAGGAGATCGAGGAGCATTTGACTGCCATTAGCGAACGTGACTGA